A stretch of DNA from Arachis hypogaea cultivar Tifrunner chromosome 19, arahy.Tifrunner.gnm2.J5K5, whole genome shotgun sequence:
AGAAGGTAAAATACAAGCCCATCAATTATATTGTGGACCACCGTACAACCCTCCCTAACGCGCTAATCACCACCATTTTCATCAAAATGGACAAATTTGTAGGGCATACTCAAGTCAAAGTAGATGCACTATCATCATGTGTCACAAACATAACACTACTCCCATCTCTATCTCCATTTTGCAtcatcttttttaattaatttaacacTACGCACATTCAATGGCCTCTTAATAAATCTTATATTCAATCTTCTTattattctcaaattttttagacttattttcttaataaataatatttttttattattctttaaaaaaattaatttattattaaaatttttgttaaataatgtaataaaaatttgttgaatatcaaaatattctatttaaaatttgttaattccATAGtcttatattataataattaaaacttTAATATACAAATTGTACAAGCTAATTAATAGAGTTACACTTCTTTTTGTTGTTAATAATGGATCAAGTTAATTATGGATTGATAGATGCAGTTATATATAGCAGCTTTAGTAGTTTAACTACTTAATTATGATCTAAAGGATAAAGCTGAGTTTAATTTCTTGATTTGAGGTCAAGAGGTGTTAGTTTTGGCCGGTAGTGATTTTCATTATTGAGCAGCAGTTTTGTCAGAACTACTTCTAATTAAGTTCTAAGTAATTAACGCATGAGATTATGGTTGGGATTCACATTTGTATAGACGAGCGCGAATTTTATACTTACCAAAGAAAATGTAAAAAGCTTCATttgtaaatttcaataaattcatATAAAACTATTTAGAGGCAGAATTGGAGGCTAAAAGCAATAATATGCTTCTCTATAACTGGAAATTAAATGTGCCTATTAAACAAAAGTTTAGGGTTTAATTAACATGCGCTTATTACTACAAACTAAATATTCAGATAACATAAATATCTTTAGAAAAGGAGGAGTTGGGGAAGAATATATGAGAGGAGAATTGGATACTCATCAATCATTCTATGCTAATGTAAACTATAGATGATTCCAAAAACCCAAATGAATTTGTAAACTATAGACTAACACGTGGAAATTGAAGGGTATAAATGATTTACACTTAGCGATTATAGTAAATTGCAGCAGCtataagagaagaaaaaaataaataagttaaagCGTATAAAAGAGGAGAATTGGATACCCATCAATAAATGATTATGCTTACAAGTTCATTGAGAAAAAATGAGTAATATTATTCCAAATCAAAAAATTTCCCACTATAATGGCATATAATATACCAAAAGAATGCTTATTTAATTTCGGTCATTCCAATGCTTTTTTGCTTATAAATCAATCAACATACACTAATCTTTTTAATATAATTGGTCTTGTATTAATTAAAAAAgtacatatatagatatagaaTTGATAAGCAGGGAACAAGATTAAGCATAAGATGGTGATGAAAGGCTGACAAAATTAAAGCAACATTAATAAGGGGGTGAGGGCAGAAAAGGTTGACCCATTagaaggtgatgatgatgatgatgatgaagtttcattcatctcttttcttttcttagtacTGACACCAATGAAGAGGAGAATTGAAGCGCATACATCACTACCTTTGtgagtgtgtgtgagagagagagagaggggcaacaacaacaacaactgctGCATGCTAGTGTTTTAGGTTCCTTTCAGAGTGAGGTTACTCACACAACTCACAAGATTCCTTCTCTCTAGGGTGGACCCTCCCCTTTCAAGGGTTTATGACTCCATGTGTGATGCTGGCATTTTCTGCTTTCGGAAGGGCCCTCTTCCACTGCAAAAGTTTCACTCACTGTCCCTACAATTTAAGtctcccttttattttccttttctttcctttctatatatatactTCATCATCTCATTCATActgttcaaaatttattttttaccatTTATAAGAAAAGAATGTTTTCTCtacatattattttttcaatatcaTTTCATTTCATATTTATGAAATTAACAGGATTTAGTTTCACCAAGAGTATGTATAAGCAACAAAACAAGGAAACATACAAGACAAGAAGATGGATACCATTGACAGTATTTGTGAACTAACCAAATGTCCAAATGTCAACATGGAAAAAAAATTTCCCTctctttcaaaataaaaaagaaaaagacaaaaaccaAACTAATCTTATATGTGCCATTTACACCACCGAAAACATTAAAAACAAGctgtaaaataacaaaaatttaaaaatattatttgtttcaCATATTTTTTTGTACAACCTTTACTTAATTGAAGGTGTGTCTcttgtttattaattattttgatttttgaatcccGAAGCTCTCGCTATCTTAAATTCCTCTTTGATTTCAACTTATTTATTatctgaaaaaataaataaatgtctatgaaaattgaaaaataaagaaaaaaggaaCATATAATCTTACTGACTATATGCTACAAGAAAGTACGAAACCACCGTTCCCCACCACCCTGTCCATGTGTCATTCTGTGCCGTACGATGtatattcaaaattcttaatacaCTGAAAACACAAGAACCGCAATAACCACCGTTATCGGCACCGCCGCCACCACCAGCGACCACTTTTCTCCGACAAAACCTGCACTCTCGTTGACCCACACATCCCACGCCATCATTTAGGTGCTACTACACATGCATATTCTTTTTCTGAATGGGGACCCCTTCTGTTTTTTTCTCTTTGCACCTTACATTGTCACTACTCAGCTGAAGCTGTTGCAGCCTTGCTTCCCACTATCTCATAGTTATTACCGCCATTGCCATTCCCACCACCTTCATCCTCTTCATCCTCTTCGTCTCCAGTCTCCTTCTCCTGCTCCTCATCTTCGTCATCCTCGTCATGGTGCCGCTCCATGGGGTCATTCTCCGCGTCTTCCATGGCCTGAGGAGGCCACTGCTGTTCCGGCCTCACCATCAGCGGCGCCACCATGCTCTGCGGCTTCGGCGCCATATCCAGCTTGTTCTTCTCCCTGTAGAGAGCGTCCAGCTGGTGAAAGTAGGGACAAGTCTTGGAATCTTCTGGCCTCTTCTTGTTGCTCTCTTTGACTTTCTTGAAGTATTTGTTGATGTTCTCCCACTTCTCCTTGCACCTCTTAGCGTTTCTGTTGTATCCGAGCTTCTTCATTGATGATGAGATCTCTTCCCATAACGGCCCCTTTGGCCCGTTTTCTTGGTACTTGGCGTCCATGCTTGTCCTCAGCCGTATCAACGCTTCAACCTCCACCTTCGGCCACCTCGACGAGCTTCCGCCGATCGACTTCTCGCCATTGTTATTGTCAGCACTTTTCACGATTTCCATACTTGTCACTACTTGTTGCTGCTGTGGTACCGTCGGTGCTGACGGCGCCACAGGCTGAGCGGCAACCGGTGCAACAGCAACCTGCGTTACTGGCGTAGGCTGTTGCACCGGTGATGGAGGAATCTGTGGTGCATTTGGTTGTGATTGTGGTTGCGGTTGTGGTTGTGGCTGTGGTTGCACAATGCTGATCGTATTATTCAATGCTTGTCCTAGATTGTGCTGTTCGGCTATCTTCTGCAAGAATGACATGACGGCGGCGTCTTTGGCGGCGGCAATGGAGCGTTCCTGGGCGAGAATCTCCCTCTCTCTATTGATCCTTTGCATCTCTTGTAGCCTCCAAGATTCCTCCCTGGCCATGCGATCACGCTCTCGCTTCTCCACGGCTTCGAGGAACCTCTTCTGAAGATCCTCCTGCTTCTCGATGACCTCCGTCATTAGCCTGTGGAAGAAGTCCTTCCACTTGCGCTTCCTCCTCCGCCTTCCTTCCATTGATTCATCGGAGGAGGTGGAGGAAGAGGTGGAGTTGGACAAGAGATCGGTCGGGATGGTGGTCGTTGATGAAGAAGGGAATAGTAAGGTAGTAGGGTTTGttggttgtggtggtggtggtgtttggTAGGAAGGGATAATTGTTGTTGATGGAACAGTGAcatgtgttgttgttgttggtggtggtggtgggggaGGTGGAGGCGGAGGCGGAGGCGGAGGCATTGGCGTTGGTTTAGGAGATTGATGATGAACAAGTGTTGTCTGGGACTGATTCTCAAGGGCTTCTAACTGATCAAAGAAGCGGTAAGTTTTGCCATCTGATTTACCAGTTCGACCTTCTTTTGTTCTCTTATGGTACTTATAAACGTTCTCGAATTTCTCTTTGCACTTCTTGGAACTTCTCTGATACCCAAGCTCTGCCATCTTCCTATAACAACCAAATGGCCCCCccgaacaaaaacaaaaaatgaaattaaatgaaGGTAAAAGATGAAAAAGGTTTTCCGGGTTTATCTTATTCTTATCTCATCAAATTCAGCTAAAAGACAAAGGGTTAAAAACGCATAAGATAAGCATAAAATAAATGTTATGTGCTGAATTTCAGTAACTGAAAGAGAGAGACTAGATGGGTGAATTTTGTGAGTAGCAAGTTTCTTTTGTTATAGTAAAACAGAATCCTCATGAATTGTGATGATCAacccaagaaaaagaagagataaaatGGGCGCTTAGCTTCCCATCATGAAAAACGCGTGAACCAGAGTTTGGGGATTTTGTAATCTAATATAATCTTTGTGAAGGAATTTCCCACGGGAGTGGATAACtgaaaataaaaggaagaaatcttgcttttcaaaactcaattcagGTCGGTAACTTATTTGGAAAATAATAGGACATACACAAATCAAAGTGAAATGTCAGAAAAAAGCTAAAAATCATAGATGCTGCTACAGCACacatttcaattcttttttacaataattttatgTCCAAaagcaacaagaacaaaaggagaATTTTAAgggtgaaaaaaaattaaataaaatacaaaagaaactGCAGCAAAAGGAAGCAAATCCGAATGATAGAGAGAgcaccttaaaaaaaaaaaaaaagaacaggaGAAGATAGTGGTGGAAGTCATTtccaataatattaaaaattgaatccTCAGATCTCCACATCCCATGATTTTTTAAAGAAATGAAATCCCCGGAAACTGATTAAGTGAAGTGAGAAAGTAGAAGTAATGATATTAAAAATGAATAGAATTATGAAAAATGAATGAACCTGGAGACTTGTTCCCACAAAGGACCCTTAACACTTGCCTCTCGAAAGGCAGCTTCCATATCGGAGCGTATCCGTAACAGCGCCAAAGTCTCTTGCCGCGGCCACCGGTTACCGCCGAAGCTGCTGCCACCTTCTTCTATATTCCTCCCTCTTTCATCGTCGCCTGAATTATTTGATCCACCGCCGCCGCCACCTGATGCTGCCACAGCTGCTGCTGCCACTGCATCATCGGAAGCACCACCACTACTTCCTCCACCTCCTAATAGTGCTGAGTCCCCAAGCATGGTTCTCTTTCTCTCTGTCTCGCTCTCTTCCTTCAAAACAGCACCGCAGCAATATTACAGCAGCAGATagcaagagaaaaataaaaaatatacacacgaaaaaataaaaaaataaaaaaggtgaattcttcgaattttttttttttgatgcgggatttttatttttatgtatgtgCGTATTTATATAAATGTGGATGTATATATATGATGAAAGCTCTGtttctctctctatctctatatatatatctcggggtgaattttttttttttattatgtttttttggTGGGATCTGAAGACTTGTTTTCTTATCTATCCTAATAATTAATAGTGAGAATAAATAATGGGCTTTCTTCTTAGCTTTacattattttttacttttacgtgtttctttttcttctcttttttagcAGTGGAATCTTCAGTCACTTTACCTCATATGTAATGttttttgtcttttaatttatttttattttactaattttaattattttgttggatATTGGTAGTAGCATTGCATTATCATATGTCATGTAGGCTAGGTAAATTCGCCTGACTTTGCTCAAAGTGGCACAGAAAAATATACGAAGTCATCAGTTtgcatttattttattaatttgagtgGAGTGGTGATTATTGTTTTATAAAAATgatttaaatgaataaaaataaatggaTTCAGAAATATTTGAACAGGTGCACAAAGAGACGATGGAGTGATGGAGATAATAAGTTGGTTTTTGTCTGTCCAGCTATTTTTAGTTAAAGGCCGGCCCCTATATATGTcaccttttcttttttattttttaaacttttacttaattttctgatttaaaaaaaaaaatcaattttcctTCCTTTTCTTGTGATGAGGATGAAGAATTGAAGATTAGCTTTGGCtccttttttttacttttgggaTGTGTTTTTTGGATTTCATATAATTAAGTGGCGGTTCGGCACAACATACACTCTTTGTGAAATTCCCAAATTATCCCTAACATGGTTGCTGCATTGACCTTTAATCATTGATGCTAATCTATCCTATATTTAATTTACATCAGCTTGTTTATGATCTGGGTTTGTTCCCTCCGTTTCACagcttaactattttttttttccttattttgatatattttacaAGGCTGATATATATGTGACTTGCCCAAACTGCCCCTGCTTTATAATAAATTAGGAAAAAGGGAGAGGGGGAAAAAagatgaaatttattttgaagtgATGGTTTTATTTTCAACTTGTTGGCTAGAACTGTGGTACTCTACAATCTACATACATGTGGCTTTTGGGGTCCTACAATGAGTGTGACAATTGTATTTTGGACAAATTCTCCTTCACAAAAAGGGAGAGAAGAAAAATGGCAAATTTtacatcttttcaaaaatatcttttatcatGATTCCACTCACTTATCATAATTTTGCATTGGGGACAATAATCTTCTAAAATTATGTCACACAACTGACTAAGAAGATATTTTATACTATATAATAACACATATTTTTGTCAGTTTGATAGAGAATTTTAATTTGCATGGTTTTTATAAGAAAAGGAAAAACTAAAGTGTTGTTAAAAATTATGAAACGGacgaaaaatatatatcttttttttttcttgttaagtGGGAACCACTGTTGAATGGAACTAGTTTGATGGAGGTCATGTTATTAGGCCAAGTTATTTATGAACAGAAGTAAATGGTGGCCAATTCTGTTGGGTCTGTGACCTACCGTAATAAATGGCATCAAGCTTTTGAAGGCCGTGATATTGTGATCAAAGGGTGATTCCATGGAGAATTATAGCTTCGTTAAAATTTCTTCAATGTAATTATACATTGGTACGTACTATGCCCATTTTCcaatacacttttttttttaattcctaaCGGTGTGCATCAGGCTCTCTCATCAGTGAATATTAAAACACTGGagtgttaataataaaaatggataaaaaaatttcccatcaattaattaacaagtatTCGTAGTAGTATTTTACAAAAGGTTGATATTTCATTCAAAATAGAAGATCAAATTCACATTTTATATTCTCATCTAGTATTCTCTagcttaaaattaaaagtacTCACCCTAGAATTGTAAAACACCTCTATCTAGCACTACTAGATATACTAATACATCATATATCATcaggttaaaaatatttttaccctaAATGAAATATTGTTGCATTGTGTAATTACCACctcattaaattatatataacatTTCAGTCAAATTAGCTataaaccaatttaattcaaGTAATCTTGCAGGAAATCTTTTTTAATcagcaaaataataaaattaagcaATAATTACCTAGCAAATATATTCTACATATTCaaacattttaaaattatacGTTTAGTAATATTTATTACAAGTACAAGATTCATGTTATTATTAGCTAactatttgttgattttttttttcaaatttattcaAATCccaat
This window harbors:
- the LOC112779599 gene encoding trihelix transcription factor DF1 isoform X2 — encoded protein: MAELGYQRSSKKCKEKFENVYKYHKRTKEGRTGKSDGKTYRFFDQLEALENQSQTTLVHHQSPKPTPMPPPPPPPPPPPPPPPTTTTHVTVPSTTIIPSYQTPPPPQPTNPTTLLFPSSSTTTIPTDLLSNSTSSSTSSDESMEGRRRRKRKWKDFFHRLMTEVIEKQEDLQKRFLEAVEKRERDRMAREESWRLQEMQRINREREILAQERSIAAAKDAAVMSFLQKIAEQHNLGQALNNTISIVQPQPQPQPQPQSQPNAPQIPPSPVQQPTPVTQVAVAPVAAQPVAPSAPTVPQQQQVVTSMEIVKSADNNNGEKSIGGSSSRWPKVEVEALIRLRTSMDAKYQENGPKGPLWEEISSSMKKLGYNRNAKRCKEKWENINKYFKKVKESNKKRPEDSKTCPYFHQLDALYREKNKLDMAPKPQSMVAPLMVRPEQQWPPQAMEDAENDPMERHHDEDDEDEEQEKETGDEEDEEDEGGGNGNGGNNYEIVGSKAATASAE
- the LOC112779599 gene encoding trihelix transcription factor DF1 isoform X1 yields the protein MLGDSALLGGGGSSGGASDDAVAAAAVAASGGGGGGSNNSGDDERGRNIEEGGSSFGGNRWPRQETLALLRIRSDMEAAFREASVKGPLWEQVSRKMAELGYQRSSKKCKEKFENVYKYHKRTKEGRTGKSDGKTYRFFDQLEALENQSQTTLVHHQSPKPTPMPPPPPPPPPPPPPPPTTTTHVTVPSTTIIPSYQTPPPPQPTNPTTLLFPSSSTTTIPTDLLSNSTSSSTSSDESMEGRRRRKRKWKDFFHRLMTEVIEKQEDLQKRFLEAVEKRERDRMAREESWRLQEMQRINREREILAQERSIAAAKDAAVMSFLQKIAEQHNLGQALNNTISIVQPQPQPQPQPQSQPNAPQIPPSPVQQPTPVTQVAVAPVAAQPVAPSAPTVPQQQQVVTSMEIVKSADNNNGEKSIGGSSSRWPKVEVEALIRLRTSMDAKYQENGPKGPLWEEISSSMKKLGYNRNAKRCKEKWENINKYFKKVKESNKKRPEDSKTCPYFHQLDALYREKNKLDMAPKPQSMVAPLMVRPEQQWPPQAMEDAENDPMERHHDEDDEDEEQEKETGDEEDEEDEGGGNGNGGNNYEIVGSKAATASAE